A window of Phycodurus eques isolate BA_2022a chromosome 5, UOR_Pequ_1.1, whole genome shotgun sequence contains these coding sequences:
- the spi1a gene encoding transcription factor PU.1a isoform X3, translating to MICFSIPIAHDGRLCHTAYYRWSFHSEHVQPADFDHFPSSHLTQLQCVAPQQMQPYRFSADGHLHLEAPLSVLPQIPNYTSSLYYQYQNPVSPIQYYSEEEQRGVSPPLEVSEGEEASEYHSLPSIRKDTNGKRKIRLYQFLLDLLRSGHMSDSIWWVDQEKGIFQFSTKHKEALASHWGVQKGNRKKMTYQKMARALRNYGKTGEIQKVKKKLTYQFSEEVLRSFCTQLYSH from the exons ATGATCTGCTTCAGTATTCCAATAGCACACGATGGAAGGCTTTGTCATACCGCCT ACTACAGATGGAGCTTCCATTCAGAGCATGTCCAGCCTGCAGACTTTGACCATTTTCCATCGAGTCATTTAACACAGCTTCAGTGTGTGGCCCCTCAACAAATGCAACCTTACCGCTTCAGTGCTGACGGTCATCTTCACCTGGAGGCACCTCTCTCGGTGTTGCCACAA ATCCCAAATTATACCTCATCACTATACTATCAGTACCAAAACCCAGTCTCACCCATCCAGTACTACTCAGAAGAAGAACAAAGAGGTGTCAGCCCCCCACTTGAGGTATCAGAAGGCGAGGAGGCATCTGAATACCACAGCCTGCCCTCAATCAGGAAAGACACAA ACGGCAAAAGGAAAATTCGCTTGTACCAGTTTCTCTTGGACTTGCTGAGAAGCGGTCACATGAGTGACTCGATCTGGTGGGTGGACCAGGAAAAGGGCATCTTTCAGTTCTCCACAAAACACAAAGAAGCCCTGGCGAGTCACTGGGGAGTCCAAAAAGGAAATCGCAAAAAAATGACCTACCAAAAAATGGCTCGTGCTCTGAGGAACTACGGCAAAACCGGTGAGATTCAAAAGGTGAAAAAGAAGTTGACCTACCAGTTCAGTGAGGAAGTTCTAAGGAGCTTCTGTACACAACTGTACTCTCACTGA
- the spi1a gene encoding transcription factor PU.1a isoform X2 — MEGFVIPPASEGIIQSEPESYRAPADLYPYLTSVGDVYEDYRWSFHSEHVQPADFDHFPSSHLTQLQCVAPQQMQPYRFSADGHLHLEAPLSVLPQYYSEEEQRGVSPPLEVSEGEEASEYHSLPSIRKDTNGKRKIRLYQFLLDLLRSGHMSDSIWWVDQEKGIFQFSTKHKEALASHWGVQKGNRKKMTYQKMARALRNYGKTGEIQKVKKKLTYQFSEEVLRSFCTQLYSH, encoded by the exons ATGGAAGGCTTTGTCATACCGCCT GCCTCTGAGGGAATTATTCAAAGTGAGCCAGAGAGTTATCGGGCCCCGGCAGACTTGTACCCTTATCTCACTAGTGTGGGGGATGTTTATGAAG ACTACAGATGGAGCTTCCATTCAGAGCATGTCCAGCCTGCAGACTTTGACCATTTTCCATCGAGTCATTTAACACAGCTTCAGTGTGTGGCCCCTCAACAAATGCAACCTTACCGCTTCAGTGCTGACGGTCATCTTCACCTGGAGGCACCTCTCTCGGTGTTGCCACAA TACTACTCAGAAGAAGAACAAAGAGGTGTCAGCCCCCCACTTGAGGTATCAGAAGGCGAGGAGGCATCTGAATACCACAGCCTGCCCTCAATCAGGAAAGACACAA ACGGCAAAAGGAAAATTCGCTTGTACCAGTTTCTCTTGGACTTGCTGAGAAGCGGTCACATGAGTGACTCGATCTGGTGGGTGGACCAGGAAAAGGGCATCTTTCAGTTCTCCACAAAACACAAAGAAGCCCTGGCGAGTCACTGGGGAGTCCAAAAAGGAAATCGCAAAAAAATGACCTACCAAAAAATGGCTCGTGCTCTGAGGAACTACGGCAAAACCGGTGAGATTCAAAAGGTGAAAAAGAAGTTGACCTACCAGTTCAGTGAGGAAGTTCTAAGGAGCTTCTGTACACAACTGTACTCTCACTGA
- the spi1a gene encoding transcription factor PU.1a isoform X1 → MEGFVIPPASEGIIQSEPESYRAPADLYPYLTSVGDVYEDYRWSFHSEHVQPADFDHFPSSHLTQLQCVAPQQMQPYRFSADGHLHLEAPLSVLPQIPNYTSSLYYQYQNPVSPIQYYSEEEQRGVSPPLEVSEGEEASEYHSLPSIRKDTNGKRKIRLYQFLLDLLRSGHMSDSIWWVDQEKGIFQFSTKHKEALASHWGVQKGNRKKMTYQKMARALRNYGKTGEIQKVKKKLTYQFSEEVLRSFCTQLYSH, encoded by the exons ATGGAAGGCTTTGTCATACCGCCT GCCTCTGAGGGAATTATTCAAAGTGAGCCAGAGAGTTATCGGGCCCCGGCAGACTTGTACCCTTATCTCACTAGTGTGGGGGATGTTTATGAAG ACTACAGATGGAGCTTCCATTCAGAGCATGTCCAGCCTGCAGACTTTGACCATTTTCCATCGAGTCATTTAACACAGCTTCAGTGTGTGGCCCCTCAACAAATGCAACCTTACCGCTTCAGTGCTGACGGTCATCTTCACCTGGAGGCACCTCTCTCGGTGTTGCCACAA ATCCCAAATTATACCTCATCACTATACTATCAGTACCAAAACCCAGTCTCACCCATCCAGTACTACTCAGAAGAAGAACAAAGAGGTGTCAGCCCCCCACTTGAGGTATCAGAAGGCGAGGAGGCATCTGAATACCACAGCCTGCCCTCAATCAGGAAAGACACAA ACGGCAAAAGGAAAATTCGCTTGTACCAGTTTCTCTTGGACTTGCTGAGAAGCGGTCACATGAGTGACTCGATCTGGTGGGTGGACCAGGAAAAGGGCATCTTTCAGTTCTCCACAAAACACAAAGAAGCCCTGGCGAGTCACTGGGGAGTCCAAAAAGGAAATCGCAAAAAAATGACCTACCAAAAAATGGCTCGTGCTCTGAGGAACTACGGCAAAACCGGTGAGATTCAAAAGGTGAAAAAGAAGTTGACCTACCAGTTCAGTGAGGAAGTTCTAAGGAGCTTCTGTACACAACTGTACTCTCACTGA
- the LOC133402402 gene encoding protein regulator of cytokinesis 1-like isoform X1, whose protein sequence is MRVSEVHAAESVAYLNRALFKLQDIWEEIGISEDQRLQRTNVVHEHIKDLLGRMIVEEEELKKRVLKNIESCRKEISQLCSELQMPPLEEEDGCTMLQMEKNSRTRLELMKEHKRQRMEDLKSLVVKDRELCDIMCTTPFSINQETTPSLKQLEDYRAYMDELTKEKEHRHEEFVSIMQEINTCMDDLERQAETSFEKDVMCEDEEAFCLSTDNINALKQLLSQLRKRKAENEELCAVLRTKLQELWDRLKIPLEEREDFSEHMLKSKRRNIEALQAEVQRFELLKLHSMKSVIEAIRAEISLYWETCFYSQEQREAFLHYHDDDFTEELLKLHEDEVKTLKSYFEGHKELFEGVAKWQENWAVYLELDRKANDTSRFNNRGGNLLKEEKQRSDLQKSLPKLEKALKAKIDSWEQEQGKEFFVNGQKFLDYVQQQWEQHHIEKEKEKMERQLKRSKQTQEDMLYGTAVRTPSKRRIAGTLTPSKQRKMGMSTMSTPNSFLSSGFGGTMGQSSIQKPPLSASKGLGLRTAGHAKTPRALDRNKENLDVLNRNTPCGALRSQDTQDCTITFNCIASSYSEFSRDLSKASQSNVNSRLLNSTVSQQ, encoded by the exons ATGAGAGTGAG TGAAGTCCATGCTGCGGAGTCTGTTGCCTACCTCAACAGAGCTCTTTTTAAGTTGCAGGATATTTGGGAAGAAATTGGAATTTCAGAGGATCAACGCCTCCAGAGGACTAATGTAGTTCACGAGCACATCAAA GATTTGCTGGGCAGGATGATAGTCGAGGAAGAGGAGCTGAAAAAGCGAGTATTGAAAAACATTGAATCCTGCCGCAAAGAAATTAGTCAACTGTGCAGTGAACTTCAGATGCCCCCCCTTGAG GAGGAGGATGGCTGCACCATGCTGCAGATGGAGAAGAACAGCCGCACTCGTTTGGAGCTCATGAAGGAGCACAAGAGGCAGAGAATGGAGGATCTCAAAAGTCTCGTTGTCAAAGACCGCGAGCTGTGTGACATCATGTGCACCACCCCTTTTAGCATCAACCAAGAGACAACTCCGTCCCTGAAACAACTAGAGGACTACCGTGCCTACATGGATGAGCTCACAAAGGAAAAG GAGCACCGTCACGAAGAATTTGTGAGCATAATGCAGGAGATCAACACATGCATGGATGATCTGGAGCGCCAGGCCGAGACCAGTTTTGAAAAGGACGTGATGTGTGAGGATGAGGAGGCCTTCTGTCTCTCTACTGACAACATCAACGCACTGAAACAACTCCTCAGCCAG TTGCGAAAGCGCAAGGCGGAGAATGAGGAGCTCTGCGCAGTACTCCGCACTAAGCTCCAGGAACTGTGGGACAGGCTGAAGATTCCCTTGGAGGAGAGGGAAGACTTTTCCGAGCACATGCTCAAGTCCAAAAGGAGGAACATTGAGGCA CTCCAGGCTGAGGTCCAGCGTTTTGAACTGCTGAAACTCCACAGCATGAAAAGTGTGATCGAGGCCATCAGAGCTGAGATTTCTCTTTACTGGGAAACGTGCTTCTACAGCCAAGAACAGCGCGAGGCTTTTCTTCATTATCACGATG ATGACTTTACTGAGGAGCTGCTCAAACTGCACGAGGATGAAGTCAAAACTCTGAAGAGCTACTTTGAGGGCCATAAAGAGCTGTTTGAAGGTGTCGCAAAATGGCAAGAGAATTGGGCTGTTTATTTGGAACTCGAT AGGAAAGCCAATGACACCTCGAGGTTTAACAACAGAGGTGGAAACCTGCTGAAGGAGGAGAAGCAGCGAAGTGACCTTCAGAAAAGTTTGCCCAAG ctcgaGAAGGCTCTGAAGGCCAAAATAGATTCGTGGGAGCAAGAGCAAGGCAAAGAGTTTTTTGTCAATGGACAGAAGTTTCTGGATTATGTGCAGCAGCAGTGGGAGCAGCACCACATCgagaaggagaaagagaaaATGGAGAGG CAACTGAAGAGGAGCAAACAGACTCAGGAGGACATGTTGTACGGAACTGCAGTGAGGACACCATCCAAAAGGCGAATCGCCGGAACCCTCACACCAAGCAAACAAAGAAAG ATGGGAATGTCAACCATGTCCACGCCTAATAGCTTCCTCAGTTCAGGCTTCGGGGGAACCATGGGCCAGTCTTCAATCCAAAAGCCTCCTCTATCTGCCAGTAAG GGTCTCGGCCTACGAACCGCTGGGCATGCAAAGACTCCCCGTGCACTTGACCGGAACAAGGAAAACCTCGACGTCCTTAACAGAAACACTCCATGTGGCGCACTCAGGTCTCAGGATACTCAAGATTGCACCATCACCTTTAACTGTATTGCGAGCTCCTATTCGGAATTTTCG AGGGACCTGTCGAAGGCTTCTCAATCGAATGTGAATTCTAGACTGCTCAACTCCACTGTCAGTCAACAGTGA
- the LOC133402402 gene encoding protein regulator of cytokinesis 1-like isoform X3, with protein sequence MRVSEVHAAESVAYLNRALFKLQDIWEEIGISEDQRLQRTNVVHEHIKDLLGRMIVEEEELKKRVLKNIESCRKEISQLCSELQMPPLEEEDGCTMLQMEKNSRTRLELMKEHKRQRMEDLKSLVVKDRELCDIMCTTPFSINQETTPSLKQLEDYRAYMDELTKEKEHRHEEFVSIMQEINTCMDDLERQAETSFEKDVMCEDEEAFCLSTDNINALKQLLSQLRKRKAENEELCAVLRTKLQELWDRLKIPLEEREDFSEHMLKSKRRNIEALQAEVQRFELLKLHSMKSVIEAIRAEISLYWETCFYSQEQREAFLHYHDDDFTEELLKLHEDEVKTLKSYFEGHKELFEGVAKWQENWAVYLELDRKANDTSRFNNRGGNLLKEEKQRSDLQKSLPKQLKRSKQTQEDMLYGTAVRTPSKRRIAGTLTPSKQRKMGMSTMSTPNSFLSSGFGGTMGQSSIQKPPLSASKGLGLRTAGHAKTPRALDRNKENLDVLNRNTPCGALRSQDTQDCTITFNCIASSYSEFSRDLSKASQSNVNSRLLNSTVSQQ encoded by the exons ATGAGAGTGAG TGAAGTCCATGCTGCGGAGTCTGTTGCCTACCTCAACAGAGCTCTTTTTAAGTTGCAGGATATTTGGGAAGAAATTGGAATTTCAGAGGATCAACGCCTCCAGAGGACTAATGTAGTTCACGAGCACATCAAA GATTTGCTGGGCAGGATGATAGTCGAGGAAGAGGAGCTGAAAAAGCGAGTATTGAAAAACATTGAATCCTGCCGCAAAGAAATTAGTCAACTGTGCAGTGAACTTCAGATGCCCCCCCTTGAG GAGGAGGATGGCTGCACCATGCTGCAGATGGAGAAGAACAGCCGCACTCGTTTGGAGCTCATGAAGGAGCACAAGAGGCAGAGAATGGAGGATCTCAAAAGTCTCGTTGTCAAAGACCGCGAGCTGTGTGACATCATGTGCACCACCCCTTTTAGCATCAACCAAGAGACAACTCCGTCCCTGAAACAACTAGAGGACTACCGTGCCTACATGGATGAGCTCACAAAGGAAAAG GAGCACCGTCACGAAGAATTTGTGAGCATAATGCAGGAGATCAACACATGCATGGATGATCTGGAGCGCCAGGCCGAGACCAGTTTTGAAAAGGACGTGATGTGTGAGGATGAGGAGGCCTTCTGTCTCTCTACTGACAACATCAACGCACTGAAACAACTCCTCAGCCAG TTGCGAAAGCGCAAGGCGGAGAATGAGGAGCTCTGCGCAGTACTCCGCACTAAGCTCCAGGAACTGTGGGACAGGCTGAAGATTCCCTTGGAGGAGAGGGAAGACTTTTCCGAGCACATGCTCAAGTCCAAAAGGAGGAACATTGAGGCA CTCCAGGCTGAGGTCCAGCGTTTTGAACTGCTGAAACTCCACAGCATGAAAAGTGTGATCGAGGCCATCAGAGCTGAGATTTCTCTTTACTGGGAAACGTGCTTCTACAGCCAAGAACAGCGCGAGGCTTTTCTTCATTATCACGATG ATGACTTTACTGAGGAGCTGCTCAAACTGCACGAGGATGAAGTCAAAACTCTGAAGAGCTACTTTGAGGGCCATAAAGAGCTGTTTGAAGGTGTCGCAAAATGGCAAGAGAATTGGGCTGTTTATTTGGAACTCGAT AGGAAAGCCAATGACACCTCGAGGTTTAACAACAGAGGTGGAAACCTGCTGAAGGAGGAGAAGCAGCGAAGTGACCTTCAGAAAAGTTTGCCCAAG CAACTGAAGAGGAGCAAACAGACTCAGGAGGACATGTTGTACGGAACTGCAGTGAGGACACCATCCAAAAGGCGAATCGCCGGAACCCTCACACCAAGCAAACAAAGAAAG ATGGGAATGTCAACCATGTCCACGCCTAATAGCTTCCTCAGTTCAGGCTTCGGGGGAACCATGGGCCAGTCTTCAATCCAAAAGCCTCCTCTATCTGCCAGTAAG GGTCTCGGCCTACGAACCGCTGGGCATGCAAAGACTCCCCGTGCACTTGACCGGAACAAGGAAAACCTCGACGTCCTTAACAGAAACACTCCATGTGGCGCACTCAGGTCTCAGGATACTCAAGATTGCACCATCACCTTTAACTGTATTGCGAGCTCCTATTCGGAATTTTCG AGGGACCTGTCGAAGGCTTCTCAATCGAATGTGAATTCTAGACTGCTCAACTCCACTGTCAGTCAACAGTGA
- the LOC133402402 gene encoding protein regulator of cytokinesis 1-like isoform X2 encodes MRVSEVHAAESVAYLNRALFKLQDIWEEIGISEDQRLQRTNVVHEHIKDLLGRMIVEEEELKKRVLKNIESCRKEISQLCSELQMPPLEEEDGCTMLQMEKNSRTRLELMKEHKRQRMEDLKSLVVKDRELCDIMCTTPFSINQETTPSLKQLEDYRAYMDELTKEKEHRHEEFVSIMQEINTCMDDLERQAETSFEKDVMCEDEEAFCLSTDNINALKQLLSQLRKRKAENEELCAVLRTKLQELWDRLKIPLEEREDFSEHMLKSKRRNIEALQAEVQRFELLKLHSMKSVIEAIRAEISLYWETCFYSQEQREAFLHYHDDDFTEELLKLHEDEVKTLKSYFEGHKELFEGVAKWQENWAVYLELDRKANDTSRFNNRGGNLLKEEKQRSDLQKSLPKLEKALKAKIDSWEQEQGKEFFVNGQKFLDYVQQQWEQHHIEKEKEKMERQLKRSKQTQEDMLYGTAVRTPSKRRIAGTLTPSKQRKMGMSTMSTPNSFLSSGFGGTMGQSSIQKPPLSASKGLGLRTAGHAKTPRALDRNKENLDVLNRNTPCGALRGTCRRLLNRM; translated from the exons ATGAGAGTGAG TGAAGTCCATGCTGCGGAGTCTGTTGCCTACCTCAACAGAGCTCTTTTTAAGTTGCAGGATATTTGGGAAGAAATTGGAATTTCAGAGGATCAACGCCTCCAGAGGACTAATGTAGTTCACGAGCACATCAAA GATTTGCTGGGCAGGATGATAGTCGAGGAAGAGGAGCTGAAAAAGCGAGTATTGAAAAACATTGAATCCTGCCGCAAAGAAATTAGTCAACTGTGCAGTGAACTTCAGATGCCCCCCCTTGAG GAGGAGGATGGCTGCACCATGCTGCAGATGGAGAAGAACAGCCGCACTCGTTTGGAGCTCATGAAGGAGCACAAGAGGCAGAGAATGGAGGATCTCAAAAGTCTCGTTGTCAAAGACCGCGAGCTGTGTGACATCATGTGCACCACCCCTTTTAGCATCAACCAAGAGACAACTCCGTCCCTGAAACAACTAGAGGACTACCGTGCCTACATGGATGAGCTCACAAAGGAAAAG GAGCACCGTCACGAAGAATTTGTGAGCATAATGCAGGAGATCAACACATGCATGGATGATCTGGAGCGCCAGGCCGAGACCAGTTTTGAAAAGGACGTGATGTGTGAGGATGAGGAGGCCTTCTGTCTCTCTACTGACAACATCAACGCACTGAAACAACTCCTCAGCCAG TTGCGAAAGCGCAAGGCGGAGAATGAGGAGCTCTGCGCAGTACTCCGCACTAAGCTCCAGGAACTGTGGGACAGGCTGAAGATTCCCTTGGAGGAGAGGGAAGACTTTTCCGAGCACATGCTCAAGTCCAAAAGGAGGAACATTGAGGCA CTCCAGGCTGAGGTCCAGCGTTTTGAACTGCTGAAACTCCACAGCATGAAAAGTGTGATCGAGGCCATCAGAGCTGAGATTTCTCTTTACTGGGAAACGTGCTTCTACAGCCAAGAACAGCGCGAGGCTTTTCTTCATTATCACGATG ATGACTTTACTGAGGAGCTGCTCAAACTGCACGAGGATGAAGTCAAAACTCTGAAGAGCTACTTTGAGGGCCATAAAGAGCTGTTTGAAGGTGTCGCAAAATGGCAAGAGAATTGGGCTGTTTATTTGGAACTCGAT AGGAAAGCCAATGACACCTCGAGGTTTAACAACAGAGGTGGAAACCTGCTGAAGGAGGAGAAGCAGCGAAGTGACCTTCAGAAAAGTTTGCCCAAG ctcgaGAAGGCTCTGAAGGCCAAAATAGATTCGTGGGAGCAAGAGCAAGGCAAAGAGTTTTTTGTCAATGGACAGAAGTTTCTGGATTATGTGCAGCAGCAGTGGGAGCAGCACCACATCgagaaggagaaagagaaaATGGAGAGG CAACTGAAGAGGAGCAAACAGACTCAGGAGGACATGTTGTACGGAACTGCAGTGAGGACACCATCCAAAAGGCGAATCGCCGGAACCCTCACACCAAGCAAACAAAGAAAG ATGGGAATGTCAACCATGTCCACGCCTAATAGCTTCCTCAGTTCAGGCTTCGGGGGAACCATGGGCCAGTCTTCAATCCAAAAGCCTCCTCTATCTGCCAGTAAG GGTCTCGGCCTACGAACCGCTGGGCATGCAAAGACTCCCCGTGCACTTGACCGGAACAAGGAAAACCTCGACGTCCTTAACAGAAACACTCCATGTGGCGCACTCAG AGGGACCTGTCGAAGGCTTCTCAATCGAATGTGA
- the LOC133402402 gene encoding protein regulator of cytokinesis 1-like isoform X4, whose amino-acid sequence MRVSEVHAAESVAYLNRALFKLQDIWEEIGISEDQRLQRTNVVHEHIKDLLGRMIVEEEELKKRVLKNIESCRKEISQLCSELQMPPLEEEDGCTMLQMEKNSRTRLELMKEHKRQRMEDLKSLVVKDRELCDIMCTTPFSINQETTPSLKQLEDYRAYMDELTKEKEHRHEEFVSIMQEINTCMDDLERQAETSFEKDVMCEDEEAFCLSTDNINALKQLLSQLRKRKAENEELCAVLRTKLQELWDRLKIPLEEREDFSEHMLKSKRRNIEALQAEVQRFELLKLHSMKSVIEAIRAEISLYWETCFYSQEQREAFLHYHDDDFTEELLKLHEDEVKTLKSYFEGHKELFEGVAKWQENWAVYLELDRKANDTSRFNNRGGNLLKEEKQRSDLQKSLPKLEKALKAKIDSWEQEQGKEFFVNGQKFLDYVQQQWEQHHIEKEKEKMERQLKRSKQTQEDMLYGTAVRTPSKRRIAGTLTPSKQRKMGMSTMSTPNSFLSSGFGGTMGQSSIQKPPLSASKRDLSKASQSNVNSRLLNSTVSQQ is encoded by the exons ATGAGAGTGAG TGAAGTCCATGCTGCGGAGTCTGTTGCCTACCTCAACAGAGCTCTTTTTAAGTTGCAGGATATTTGGGAAGAAATTGGAATTTCAGAGGATCAACGCCTCCAGAGGACTAATGTAGTTCACGAGCACATCAAA GATTTGCTGGGCAGGATGATAGTCGAGGAAGAGGAGCTGAAAAAGCGAGTATTGAAAAACATTGAATCCTGCCGCAAAGAAATTAGTCAACTGTGCAGTGAACTTCAGATGCCCCCCCTTGAG GAGGAGGATGGCTGCACCATGCTGCAGATGGAGAAGAACAGCCGCACTCGTTTGGAGCTCATGAAGGAGCACAAGAGGCAGAGAATGGAGGATCTCAAAAGTCTCGTTGTCAAAGACCGCGAGCTGTGTGACATCATGTGCACCACCCCTTTTAGCATCAACCAAGAGACAACTCCGTCCCTGAAACAACTAGAGGACTACCGTGCCTACATGGATGAGCTCACAAAGGAAAAG GAGCACCGTCACGAAGAATTTGTGAGCATAATGCAGGAGATCAACACATGCATGGATGATCTGGAGCGCCAGGCCGAGACCAGTTTTGAAAAGGACGTGATGTGTGAGGATGAGGAGGCCTTCTGTCTCTCTACTGACAACATCAACGCACTGAAACAACTCCTCAGCCAG TTGCGAAAGCGCAAGGCGGAGAATGAGGAGCTCTGCGCAGTACTCCGCACTAAGCTCCAGGAACTGTGGGACAGGCTGAAGATTCCCTTGGAGGAGAGGGAAGACTTTTCCGAGCACATGCTCAAGTCCAAAAGGAGGAACATTGAGGCA CTCCAGGCTGAGGTCCAGCGTTTTGAACTGCTGAAACTCCACAGCATGAAAAGTGTGATCGAGGCCATCAGAGCTGAGATTTCTCTTTACTGGGAAACGTGCTTCTACAGCCAAGAACAGCGCGAGGCTTTTCTTCATTATCACGATG ATGACTTTACTGAGGAGCTGCTCAAACTGCACGAGGATGAAGTCAAAACTCTGAAGAGCTACTTTGAGGGCCATAAAGAGCTGTTTGAAGGTGTCGCAAAATGGCAAGAGAATTGGGCTGTTTATTTGGAACTCGAT AGGAAAGCCAATGACACCTCGAGGTTTAACAACAGAGGTGGAAACCTGCTGAAGGAGGAGAAGCAGCGAAGTGACCTTCAGAAAAGTTTGCCCAAG ctcgaGAAGGCTCTGAAGGCCAAAATAGATTCGTGGGAGCAAGAGCAAGGCAAAGAGTTTTTTGTCAATGGACAGAAGTTTCTGGATTATGTGCAGCAGCAGTGGGAGCAGCACCACATCgagaaggagaaagagaaaATGGAGAGG CAACTGAAGAGGAGCAAACAGACTCAGGAGGACATGTTGTACGGAACTGCAGTGAGGACACCATCCAAAAGGCGAATCGCCGGAACCCTCACACCAAGCAAACAAAGAAAG ATGGGAATGTCAACCATGTCCACGCCTAATAGCTTCCTCAGTTCAGGCTTCGGGGGAACCATGGGCCAGTCTTCAATCCAAAAGCCTCCTCTATCTGCCAGTAAG AGGGACCTGTCGAAGGCTTCTCAATCGAATGTGAATTCTAGACTGCTCAACTCCACTGTCAGTCAACAGTGA